A DNA window from Aminiphilus circumscriptus DSM 16581 contains the following coding sequences:
- a CDS encoding SPOR domain-containing protein, giving the protein MNARRSRRYKMRRPMFAFGQLMLPIVGIIAVGLLVIGVKLFFLPTSKGGSLYQSEVSRSVTVTPTHSLQPEDSGNSSTSNTVSVQNGDGPVAVPVGEPQTTGVPPSTKTNGQKQAVEKTAVPAKPVPGSEKALATTISSPTSGNWTVQIGAFTEKGQAEQLASKARKEGYTVLVTQGDVKGVLYYRVRIVAGKSRGEALELEKKLKASGYPTYVVPQN; this is encoded by the coding sequence ATGAACGCACGAAGGAGCAGGCGTTATAAAATGAGGCGTCCCATGTTCGCTTTCGGGCAGTTGATGTTGCCCATTGTCGGCATCATTGCCGTGGGACTTCTCGTGATCGGAGTAAAACTTTTTTTTCTGCCTACTTCGAAAGGTGGTTCGCTTTATCAGTCCGAAGTATCCCGTTCTGTTACGGTAACTCCCACACATTCTCTCCAACCTGAAGATTCGGGCAACTCCTCCACGTCCAATACTGTTTCCGTACAGAACGGAGACGGACCTGTCGCCGTCCCTGTCGGAGAGCCACAGACCACAGGTGTTCCACCTTCCACAAAAACGAATGGGCAAAAGCAGGCAGTCGAGAAAACTGCTGTACCGGCCAAACCTGTTCCGGGGAGTGAAAAAGCGCTTGCAACAACGATATCGTCTCCAACGAGCGGAAATTGGACTGTCCAAATAGGCGCCTTTACTGAAAAGGGACAGGCGGAACAGCTGGCGAGCAAGGCACGAAAAGAAGGATATACAGTGCTCGTCACTCAGGGAGATGTCAAGGGCGTGTTGTATTATCGCGTGCGGATCGTCGCGGGGAAAAGCCGTGGTGAAGCACTCGAACTGGAGAAAAAACTGAAGGCGTCTGGGTATCCCACCTATGTCGTTCCTCAGAATTGA
- a CDS encoding B12-binding domain-containing radical SAM protein — MTTETKKSSRAFSKPRPGKERLLIPLKEGGDPLWALLFPASYSVGMANLGLHLVVRMLKSLGVGVERFFGISAPFFSMENGRSLGSFPIITASISYEADLLHFVKTLVAENVPLRWKDRVASSRSLVGVGGALCGINPMAFAAMADFVVLGEGETVIPFLVEETRRFLRNGDRIAFWRALASNPAFFVPPVHIPLLRSGNAVTLRRNTVSDLDMFPGSSLWTTPESVFGETFLLELQRGCFRKCSYCTLPVCYSKPRRRRMETLLDFLETCPPDVARVGLVTPEAGDYDDLDALLNALAERNKGVSFASLRVDNLTEGMLKALVKGGHTSITVAPEAANDALRRQCGKHFDNALLFKNLEMAKKIGVRKVKLYFMTGLPGETDEDLRAIGDLVEIIQGKLRLDVVLSVNTFVPKPFTPWSAQPFVGEKEAKRRLQLVKRSIRGVKGRFGCTFRPGSAREAVLEYTIAHLVCEDSERLLQWGESEGTPFVTFLGRPSPDLLPLTVL; from the coding sequence ATGACGACAGAGACGAAAAAGAGCAGTAGAGCATTCTCAAAGCCACGGCCTGGAAAAGAAAGGCTCCTGATCCCTCTCAAAGAAGGGGGAGACCCCCTTTGGGCGTTGCTTTTCCCCGCTTCCTATTCGGTGGGAATGGCGAATCTCGGTTTGCATTTGGTCGTGAGGATGCTCAAATCGCTTGGAGTGGGGGTGGAGCGCTTTTTTGGGATCTCCGCCCCCTTTTTTTCTATGGAAAATGGGAGGAGTCTCGGTTCGTTTCCAATTATTACGGCAAGTATTTCTTATGAGGCGGATCTCCTTCATTTCGTCAAGACTCTTGTTGCGGAAAATGTACCACTTCGCTGGAAAGATCGAGTGGCGTCATCCCGATCTCTCGTCGGAGTCGGCGGCGCTCTTTGTGGTATCAATCCAATGGCTTTCGCGGCCATGGCGGATTTTGTCGTTCTTGGCGAAGGAGAGACGGTCATTCCATTTTTGGTGGAGGAAACCAGGCGTTTTCTCCGAAACGGAGACAGGATTGCCTTTTGGAGAGCTTTGGCCTCCAACCCGGCTTTCTTTGTTCCGCCTGTGCATATTCCGTTGTTGCGAAGCGGGAATGCCGTCACTCTCAGGCGCAACACTGTTTCCGATCTCGATATGTTCCCCGGAAGTAGCCTCTGGACGACACCGGAGAGCGTTTTTGGAGAGACGTTTTTGCTTGAGTTGCAGCGGGGATGTTTCAGGAAGTGCTCCTACTGTACCCTCCCCGTGTGTTACTCGAAGCCTAGACGGCGGAGGATGGAGACGCTTTTGGACTTCCTTGAAACCTGCCCTCCCGATGTTGCACGAGTGGGACTCGTTACCCCGGAGGCAGGAGATTACGATGACTTGGACGCATTATTGAACGCTTTAGCGGAAAGGAACAAAGGGGTTTCGTTCGCTTCCCTTCGAGTGGATAATCTCACGGAAGGGATGTTAAAAGCTCTTGTGAAGGGTGGTCATACCAGTATTACTGTGGCGCCCGAAGCTGCGAACGATGCGTTGCGTCGACAGTGCGGAAAACATTTCGATAATGCACTTCTCTTTAAGAATCTTGAGATGGCAAAAAAAATAGGCGTCCGAAAGGTAAAACTTTATTTCATGACAGGGCTTCCCGGAGAGACCGACGAGGATCTCCGAGCCATTGGTGACTTGGTCGAAATCATCCAAGGAAAACTACGGCTTGATGTCGTTCTCTCCGTGAACACGTTTGTGCCGAAACCATTCACCCCATGGAGTGCGCAACCTTTTGTGGGAGAAAAGGAAGCGAAGCGTCGACTTCAGCTTGTTAAACGATCCATTCGGGGCGTCAAGGGGCGGTTCGGGTGTACTTTTCGCCCAGGAAGCGCTCGGGAGGCAGTGTTGGAATACACAATCGCGCATCTCGTGTGCGAGGACAGTGAACGTCTGCTTCAATGGGGAGAAAGCGAAGGGACGCCGTTTGTGACTTTTCTCGGGAGACCCTCTCCAGATCTTCTCCCTTTGACAGTGCTTTAG
- the ftsZ gene encoding cell division protein FtsZ, producing MAGIGDMFEIDRMHRQYREVIKVVGVGGGGNNALNHIIRSGIAGVEFIAANTDMAHLERSEAESKIALGTELTRGLGAGANPEIGFKAAKESLDELKVLLQGADMVFLTAGMGGGTGTGATPVIAEAAKESGALVVAVVTRPFAFEGRRRTSHAVSGIQNLKEKVDALIVIPNDRLLQIADKNTPLSEAFKLADEVLRQAVQGVTDLILRPGLVNVDFADVRTVMSNAGSAIMGIGEAHGDGRASMAARTAINSPLMENPMNGAKGILFNVTGGPNLGIVEVQEAAQVITEAADEDATIIWGHVLDPQMEDKIQITVIATGFSPAGGAPSGTAPGKNVRGKGRIELEESEVRSVLEDDLFRIKDMPRSDLDIPSVVRRRKNAK from the coding sequence ATGGCAGGCATTGGCGATATGTTTGAGATTGATAGAATGCATCGACAATACCGCGAAGTCATAAAGGTCGTGGGTGTCGGCGGTGGAGGGAATAACGCGCTCAACCATATCATCCGTAGCGGTATCGCCGGTGTGGAGTTCATTGCCGCTAATACCGACATGGCACATCTTGAAAGATCAGAGGCCGAATCGAAGATTGCGCTTGGCACTGAACTCACGCGGGGGCTTGGTGCAGGAGCGAATCCGGAAATTGGCTTTAAAGCGGCGAAGGAGTCGCTTGATGAACTTAAGGTACTTCTCCAGGGTGCGGATATGGTCTTTCTTACCGCAGGAATGGGGGGGGGTACTGGAACAGGAGCTACTCCTGTTATTGCCGAAGCGGCGAAGGAATCCGGTGCTCTCGTCGTTGCGGTGGTGACCCGACCCTTTGCTTTTGAAGGGCGGAGGCGAACGAGTCACGCAGTGTCTGGGATTCAAAATTTAAAAGAGAAAGTCGATGCTCTTATTGTTATTCCAAACGACAGACTTTTGCAGATCGCAGACAAGAACACACCTCTTTCTGAGGCGTTCAAGCTGGCAGACGAGGTTTTGCGCCAGGCAGTACAAGGTGTGACGGATCTTATTCTGCGTCCCGGACTTGTAAACGTGGATTTTGCGGATGTGAGGACCGTCATGAGTAATGCAGGATCTGCGATTATGGGGATTGGAGAGGCCCATGGCGATGGACGGGCGTCCATGGCCGCCCGTACTGCCATCAATAGCCCTCTCATGGAGAATCCCATGAACGGAGCGAAGGGGATTCTGTTTAACGTCACTGGAGGCCCAAATCTCGGAATCGTCGAAGTCCAGGAGGCTGCGCAGGTTATCACCGAGGCGGCTGATGAGGATGCGACAATCATCTGGGGACATGTTCTTGATCCCCAGATGGAGGACAAAATACAAATAACGGTCATTGCCACGGGATTCTCACCTGCTGGTGGCGCTCCGTCGGGGACTGCACCGGGGAAAAATGTTCGAGGCAAGGGGCGCATCGAATTGGAGGAATCTGAGGTCCGTTCGGTCCTTGAGGACGATCTCTTTCGCATCAAAGATATGCCACGCAGCGATCTCGACATTCCCTCCGTCGTGAGGCGACGGAAGAATGCAAAGTAA
- the ftsA gene encoding cell division protein FtsA: MTRRPHLRKRAGKGADDAVIAEPELLVGLDIGASKVVVVVAERDGTSGEAQIIGIGQALSRGIRKGLIVNLEQAVQSVRHAVEDAKNMVGLPIVEATVSFGGSDVTSIRSRGMISLGRVPRQTTIQDIERVIEAAQTEVNVASNQCILHTIPVEYSIDGHSGIDDPLGMTGVRLEMELQSIILPTAVVQNVVTCVQRAGLRVQGMIIKPLASALGVLTNEEALAGASVVDVGGGTTGVAVYAEGKPKRLSVIPVGGDHITNDLACVLRIPISKAEAVKREVSLDENPESLVDELEFENRGKRFVCTVKEVVDVIACRLEELFGTLVSKEIAESGVTMLPAGIVLTGGVAKTDGIDQFISQVVDLPVRIAQPLDIHRMPPGRNGLEYAAASGVIRYVLEKERNAFRYLEPVLSVPGAPVSDDRTKRSSGVKKTPQGRTSFQGIIDSIKKALKELF, from the coding sequence ATGACACGACGCCCGCATTTACGGAAGAGAGCGGGGAAGGGAGCGGATGATGCCGTGATCGCGGAGCCTGAGCTCCTTGTGGGGCTGGACATAGGAGCAAGTAAGGTTGTGGTCGTTGTCGCCGAAAGAGACGGCACGTCCGGTGAGGCTCAGATCATTGGGATTGGACAGGCTCTTTCCAGGGGTATCCGGAAAGGCCTTATTGTCAATCTCGAGCAAGCGGTGCAGTCCGTACGTCATGCCGTTGAAGATGCGAAGAACATGGTCGGTCTTCCCATCGTGGAGGCTACCGTCTCCTTTGGCGGAAGCGATGTGACGAGCATCCGTTCGCGGGGCATGATATCCCTTGGCCGTGTTCCACGGCAGACTACCATTCAGGATATCGAGCGCGTTATTGAGGCTGCGCAAACAGAGGTGAACGTGGCTTCCAATCAGTGTATTCTTCATACAATTCCTGTTGAATATTCCATTGACGGGCACAGCGGTATTGACGATCCTCTTGGCATGACGGGGGTTCGGCTTGAAATGGAGTTGCAGTCCATCATCTTGCCCACGGCGGTGGTGCAGAACGTGGTTACCTGTGTGCAGAGGGCAGGACTCCGCGTCCAAGGAATGATCATCAAACCTTTGGCCAGTGCATTGGGAGTTCTGACGAATGAAGAAGCCCTGGCCGGGGCATCGGTGGTGGATGTCGGAGGAGGCACGACGGGAGTTGCCGTGTACGCCGAGGGAAAACCGAAACGCCTTTCGGTGATTCCCGTCGGTGGAGATCATATTACCAACGATTTGGCCTGTGTTTTGCGAATTCCTATTAGTAAGGCAGAAGCGGTGAAACGGGAAGTCTCGCTCGACGAGAACCCAGAATCGCTTGTGGATGAGTTGGAATTCGAAAATCGAGGCAAACGATTCGTCTGCACAGTGAAAGAGGTTGTGGATGTCATCGCTTGCAGGCTTGAAGAACTTTTCGGAACACTTGTCTCCAAGGAAATTGCTGAATCTGGTGTAACCATGCTTCCCGCTGGTATTGTCCTCACAGGAGGAGTTGCGAAAACGGATGGGATTGATCAATTCATCTCTCAGGTTGTGGATCTCCCCGTGAGAATTGCTCAACCGCTCGATATCCATCGCATGCCTCCGGGAAGAAACGGTTTGGAATATGCGGCGGCATCAGGTGTCATCCGCTATGTACTCGAGAAGGAGCGCAATGCGTTTCGATATCTGGAACCGGTTTTGTCCGTACCCGGAGCGCCGGTTTCAGATGACCGGACAAAGAGAAGTTCTGGAGTAAAAAAAACGCCTCAGGGTAGAACCTCTTTCCAAGGCATCATCGATTCCATAAAAAAAGCATTGAAAGAATTATTTTAA